In Citrus sinensis cultivar Valencia sweet orange chromosome 4, DVS_A1.0, whole genome shotgun sequence, one DNA window encodes the following:
- the LOC102609506 gene encoding NADH dehydrogenase [ubiquinone] iron-sulfur protein 5-B: MASGWGINGNKGRCYDFWIDFSECMSRCREPKDCSLLREDYLECLHHSKEFQRRNRIYKEEQRKIRAAARKAKGEDVIDNHHA, encoded by the exons atggcatcgggatggggaaTCAACGGCAACAAGGGGAGGTGTTACGATTTCTGGATTGACTTCAGCGAATGCATGTCGCGCTGCAGAGAGCCCAAGGACTGCTCTCTCCTTCGTGAGGATTACCTCGAGTGCCTCCACCACTCCAAAGAG TTCCAGCGGAGAAATCGAATTTACAAGGAGGAGCAGCGTAAAATAAGGGCAGCTGCAAGAAAGGCCAAGGGTGAAGATGTCATTGATAATCATCATGCGTAG